The Parasteatoda tepidariorum isolate YZ-2023 chromosome X2, CAS_Ptep_4.0, whole genome shotgun sequence genome includes a region encoding these proteins:
- the LOC107443343 gene encoding G patch domain-containing protein 2, giving the protein MARINPRAKNIPSKNELVVSNEENSPLLNAFTRALSSALDESSERLIRASRPRKNKTWKYQKAKNEKVKKSNCVSKSIKSSAKSDSDSSLDNWIDHQMDVSRKVFSHCTDSDEFNKSFPNFPEWRTCLSIGESDSITESAHRTRIPRRKRKFKRMAIDSPAKNTFIPISRSDVLSPKSKRNRNPKLQKNLKVQVKGNNVSKLPCPRIASKMKRVCPNVSRESSAYGKRKRKVKKFECNFYNPNLHPLTWESADFVIDSSEDCLASRHSSSESECELSTNDESREADDEQSDFFCETGASHNVLKSEEECDDDDEDEDSDDETGLLCHLLEVRFDYIPAFRSMHQRSRKKMYEALKKKVEENGGNVEANQKRLLKAYQSFSYLTEEDLLADVIFQNNHSSNVK; this is encoded by the exons ATGGCGAGAATTAATCCTCGAGCCAAAAATATACCATCTAAGAATGAATTGGTTGTTTCTAATGAAGAGAACTCTCCTTTATTAAATGCATTCACTAGAGCCTTGAGCAGTGCATTAGACGAATCTTCAGAGCGTCTAATTAGGGCCAGTAGACCTAGGAAAAACAAAACTTGGAAATATCAAAAagcgaaaaatgaaaaagtgaaaaaaagtaattgtgtTTCAAAATCCATCAAATCTAGTGCCAAGAGTGATTCTGATTCCAGTTTGGACAATTGGATTGATCATCAAATGGATGTTAGTCGAAAAGTGTTCAGCCATTGCACTGATTCTGATGAATTTAATAAGTCTTTCCCCAATTTTCCTGAATGGAGAACTTGTTTAAGTATTGGTGAATCTGATTCTATTACAGAGAGTGCCCATCGTACTCGCATACCTAGAAGAAAACGTAAATTTAAACGAATGGCTATCGATTCTCCTGCCAAAAATACATTCATACCGATCTCTCGTAGTGATGTGCTGTCTCCTAAAAGTAAACGAAATCGTAAtccaaaattgcaaaaaaacttaaaagttcaAGTTAAAGGCAACAATGTCTCTAAGCTGCCTTGTCCACGAATAGCTTCAAAGATGAAAAGAGTGTGCCCAAATGTATCCCGTGAAAGCAGTGCTTATGGAAAGCGAAAACgcaaagtaaagaaatttgaatgtaatttttacaatccAAACCTGCACCCTCTTACTTGGGAATCTGCTGATTTTGTAATAGATAGTTCtga AGATTGCCTAGCTTCAAGACACAGTAGTAGTGAAAGTGAATGTGAACTGTCTACTAATGATGAAAGTAGAGAAG ctgaTGATGAGCAAAGTGACTTTTTTTGTGAAACTGGAGCATCACACAATGTACTTAAATCAGAAGAGGAAtgtgatgatgatgatgaagatGAGGATAGTGATGATGAAACAGGCTTACTATGCCACCTTCTAGAAGTGAGATTTGATTACATCCCTGCATTCCGATCTATGCATCAAAGAAGtcggaaaaaaatgtatgaagcATTAAAG aaaaaagttgaagaaaatggAGGAAATGTAGAAGCTAATCAGAAGAGACTTTTGAAAGCA